The genomic window CTTCAGAGACCCCATCGCCATGCTCTGTGGATACACCTGATCAGTCTGTGCCTTTACAACTGCAAGACAATCATCACCCCATCTCCACGCCTGCGTGATCAGCATGACACTTGCAGATCCTCACCGCAGTAGGGTCGAAGATGCTAACAATAAGCCAGCAATTCTATAGGCACGATGACCGCAATGGCTGCACGATAGTTGTCGCCGTAAAGGTAGATGTTCAGGGGGCTAGAAACCGTTTGTGCTGCATCATGACTAAACCCCAACATACTGAGAGGTAGACGTCTAGCATCCAATCTTGGTGCAGGAGCTACGCTCTCCAGCCGGTATGTGTCAATCCTGAGAATAATACACAAACACAAAGCCAAAGACACTTTCTAGCCTATTTTGACTCATTAAGAGCTATCAAACCCTATCAAAACTCTAAGTTTTGTGCAATTTTCATAGACGAATCCTAGGGAATTCCCAGATTATCAGAGTCGAGACAGGGCACGAAGGATATACTATCTAGTATTGTTGACCTCTACTACCGTAACCATACCTGCATGGGTTTCTGGAAGAGTTTGTTTGCGACCTCTGACGCGACCCCGTCAAAGCCAGCACCAACCAATGACTATACTGAGTTCAACGGAACTTCAAGCACCAATCCTCGCATCTTTTTCAGTACAGAGCGCGAGATAGATTTGTATGACCTTGAAGAGCTGTGTGATGCGGTCGGCTGGTCTCGCCGTCCACTGCGCAAGGTGAAAAAGGCCATCCAGCACAGCTTTTTAGTGGTGTCGATGTGGGAACAGCGCGGCGCACAGCGGCGGCTCGTGGGCTTTTCTAGGGCCACCTCCGATCACGCCTTCAATGCCACCATTTGGGACGTCGTAGTGCATCCTGACTACCAAGGCAAGGGGCTGGGTAAAGCTTTGATGAAGCAGGTGATCAAAAAGCTGCGCAGTGAAGACATCAGCAACATTACGCTATTTGCCGACCCCCAGGTCATCGATTTCTACCGAGGGCTAGGCTTCATGCCCGACCCTGAAGGCATTAAGGGCATGTTTTGGTATCCAGACTAGCGGCGACCGGTG from Candidatus Obscuribacterales bacterium includes these protein-coding regions:
- a CDS encoding GNAT family N-acetyltransferase; amino-acid sequence: MFATSDATPSKPAPTNDYTEFNGTSSTNPRIFFSTEREIDLYDLEELCDAVGWSRRPLRKVKKAIQHSFLVVSMWEQRGAQRRLVGFSRATSDHAFNATIWDVVVHPDYQGKGLGKALMKQVIKKLRSEDISNITLFADPQVIDFYRGLGFMPDPEGIKGMFWYPD